One Bos javanicus breed banteng chromosome 9, ARS-OSU_banteng_1.0, whole genome shotgun sequence DNA window includes the following coding sequences:
- the TSTD3 gene encoding thiosulfate sulfurtransferase/rhodanese-like domain-containing protein 3 isoform X1, with product MVLQRLLPWSTCRTIFGSAEAVLWGLKSIKRSCLNFCTAICEGVTYKELKNLLKSKKIMLIDVREPWEIYESGKIPGSVNIPLDDVGEALQMNPKDFKEKYKEVKPSKSDSLVFSCLAGVRSKVAMVTAISLGFNNAQHYAGGWKEWATYELSEKKQGN from the exons ATGGTGCTGCAGCGCCTGCTGCCCTGGAGTACTTGCCGGACGATCTTCGGGTCTGCGGAGGCTGTGCTCTGGG gtTTGAAGTCAATAAAAAGAAGCTGCCTCAATTTTTGTACTGCTATTTGTGAAGGTGTCACTTATAAGGAACTTAAAAACCTCCTGAAGtctaaaaaaattatgttaattgATGTTAGAGAGCCATGGGAAATTTATGAGTCTGGAAAAATCCCTGGGTCTGTCAATATACCAT tgGATGATGTAGGTGAAGCTCTACAGATGAACCCAAAGGACTTCAAAGAGAAGTACAAAGAAGTAAAGCCATCCAAATCTGACAGTCTAGTGTTTTCTTGTTTAGCTGGAGTGAGAAGCAAGGTGGCTATGGTCACAGCAATATCTCTGGGCTTTAACAA TGCTCAACACTATGCTGGAGGATGGAAGGAATGGGCAACCTATGAACTTTCAGAGAAGAAACAAGGAAATTGA
- the TSTD3 gene encoding thiosulfate sulfurtransferase/rhodanese-like domain-containing protein 3 isoform X2 yields the protein MVLQRLLPWSTCRTIFGSAEAVLWGLKSIKRSCLNFCTAICEGVTYKELKNLLKSKKIMLIDVREPWEIYESGKIPGSVNIPLDDVGEALQMNPKDFKEKYKEVKPSKSDSLVFSCLAGVRSKVAMVTAISLGFNK from the exons ATGGTGCTGCAGCGCCTGCTGCCCTGGAGTACTTGCCGGACGATCTTCGGGTCTGCGGAGGCTGTGCTCTGGG gtTTGAAGTCAATAAAAAGAAGCTGCCTCAATTTTTGTACTGCTATTTGTGAAGGTGTCACTTATAAGGAACTTAAAAACCTCCTGAAGtctaaaaaaattatgttaattgATGTTAGAGAGCCATGGGAAATTTATGAGTCTGGAAAAATCCCTGGGTCTGTCAATATACCAT tgGATGATGTAGGTGAAGCTCTACAGATGAACCCAAAGGACTTCAAAGAGAAGTACAAAGAAGTAAAGCCATCCAAATCTGACAGTCTAGTGTTTTCTTGTTTAGCTGGAGTGAGAAGCAAGGTGGCTATGGTCACAGCAATATCTCTGGGCTTTAACAA